Genomic DNA from Hyperolius riggenbachi isolate aHypRig1 chromosome 10, aHypRig1.pri, whole genome shotgun sequence:
tccgtctcagtaaccttttaatttgtagtcaccaaaccaaattttaataacatatcaaattatttgatttcatcggcaaagggagtgcatacatttgcataaatcagcatcaatgcagaattatttccatctcattgaccatctctattagtgacacagctacacatcaggctttattcttacagcatagatgttatttagtatatataagagattcctgtgtgcacatcatatatacagtcacaatcagatatgtatatctgaccttaaaaatacggggactgctttattgaagcagcacaagtaactaattttgattggtttatttcatttttgtggactaagcatagctattactgtatatatactgtataaatacattatttttaatgactattatctgagaaatagaacattttatcatattttctattttaattacagttacaaatgcattaggagtcggagtcggagcattttttcccgactccgactccgactccaggcacccaaaattgcccgactccacgactccgactccacgactccgactccgactccacagccctggccacagtacacaccatgttacagtgcaagtctgctggatggatagtatagccggtgttacagtacacacaatgttacagtgcaagtctgctggatggatagtgtagcctgtggcacagtacacacaatgttacagtgcaagtctgctggatggatagtgtagcctgtgccacagtacacacaatgttacagtgcaagtctgctggagggATAGTATAGCCGGTgttacagtacacacaatgttacagtgcaagtctgctggatggatagtatagccggtgtcacagtacacacaatgttacagtgcaagtctgctggatggatagtatagcctgtgtcacatttCACACAAtgctacagtgcaagtctgctgtatggatagtatagcctgtgtcacagtacacacaatgttacagtgcaagtctgctggatggatagtatagttgGTGTCACAgtacagtgcacacaatgttacagtgcaagtctgctggatggatagtatagttggtgtcacagtacacacaatgttacagtgcaagtctgctggatggatagtatagttgGTGTCACAgtacagtgcacacaatgttacagtgcaagtctgctggatggatagtatagttgGTGTCACAGTACAGTGCACATAATGTAAGTGACTGTAAGTGTGCTGGATGAATAGGCAAACTCTGTCACAGACAGTACTCAACATAAGAGCAAATGTGCTGGAGGCTGTAATAAACCCTCTCACACACAGTCACAGACTAGTACACCGGCCTACAGCATTCCTACACTGTCCCTGAATCTATCCCTGAATCATACACAGCTATCTCCCTAAGCTCTCACTAGCTCTGACTATCATGAGAACGGCTCAGGAATGAGGAAAtccctctctccgcccctctatTTATTGCCTGGGTGGGATCTCCTGGCTCTTGCAGTGCATCCTGTAAGCCAATGATTTGTTCCTGTAAATGTCATTATACGCTTTCTGCCAAAACATGGCCTCTTTCTTACTGGTTGTGTTTGCCTGTGAACGTTCAACCGCAAGGCGAAAAAGAGGGCCTTTCTCACGGAAATTTGTGCCGAGCAAGAAAATCCCAATTCATCAAACATATGATTCTCGCTCTTTCATCCCTAATCACTATATCTTTATTTGCACAGTTAGAAACAAGAGGAAGACAATGGTACATTTACAAGGGGCATATGATCAACAAGAGTATACAATGGTAATAAGAATTAATCTACACACATAACACAGATGTCGTGCTATAAGTATATACAGGTCTGTTGTCACAAGAGTAAaacattgcttccattgtctcaaCAAGCTGTACAATTTACTGTTATTCTGTGTATGGCTAATGCTTTAGGCATAGGGATAGTCAAGGCCATACAAATAACCATGAGATGGTGCAAAATGCATGATAATtatatgccaagctgctgcatctGCTTTATTTCTAATCTATGTAaagtttgcatcaacttggaattatcagcagctcactgaccatctttaCCCACTTCACCACTTAGgggttaccccttgaacaccagagcaattttcacctttcagcgctccatccattcattcgtctataactttattattacttatcacaatgaaatgaacaatatcttgtttttttcgccaccaattaggctttctttaggtgggacattatgtcaagaattattttattctaaatgtgttttaatcggaaaataggaaaaaatgtgggaaaaaatattatttttcagttttcggccattatagtttttaaataatgcatgctactgtaattaaaacccatgaaatgtatttgcccttttgtcccggttataaaaccgtttaaattatgtcgctatcacaatgtttggcactaatattttaattggaaataaaggtgcattttttcagttttgcatccatccctaattacaagcccttagtttataaagtaacagtgttataccctcttgacatgaatattttaaaagttcagtccctaaggtaactatttatgtttttttttattgtatttttttttttaaattaaaaaaaaaaataaaaattggggagtgtgggaggtaatgagttaatttattgtgtaatacaatatatttgtatgtgtaaaatgctttagggtgtagtttactatatggccacaagatggccacagtgagtctgtttacatgcgacctgtaagcgtccggaaggacgcttacaggaagcagtaggaggctgggagaatcacaatgatcgcgctgtttctaatagaagcggcggatcattgcgggggcttagatcaacgaacgggaatggattttcccgttcattgatctccgggcgagcgggcggcggcgtgcacgagtggcgggtgcgcgcgcacgatcggcggtagcgcggaaggtacggatttctccgtccctgggggttaaaggatggaaaaagggacggagaaattcgtaccgccgggggtaaagtggttaaagataattCTTTCTctccagaattctctaacaggaagtgatgatgtttctctatttgcagcgtgGAGTCCTGGCATCagaaacctctcagagactcgtgccTCCGTATCCACAGACTGTTCGGCGACTGGTGTTGTCATTGGACAAGTGTTTTCTGCACCTATCCTGGTTATCTTGAATATTCCCCAAGGCTCCCTCCACCTATCTAACCCTGGGGGGCTTCattcccagcacagctctccccctgctggaggatcTTATTCATGCtccatgtgtgggaaatgttttgttaggAAGTCAAATCTTGTTAGACATGAGAGaaatcacactggtgaaaagccctattcatgtgctgagtgtgggaaatgttttgttcggaaATCAGAGCTTGACAACCATGAGCTATCTCACACTGgtaagaagccttattcatgtgctgaatgtgggaaatattttacacataaatcaCAGATTGCCAATCAtaagagatctcatactggtaagaagccctatccatgtgttgagtgtgggaaaagttttggacAGAAAACAAATCTTGTCATACATATGAAATCTCACACTGttgagaaaccctattcatgttctaagtgtgggaaaagctttatacagaaatcacagcttgtcgcACATGAGATCTCTCACAATGGTGTgaggccttattcatgtgctgagtgtgggaaatgttttacacgTAAGTATCATCTTTTTGAACATAAGCGagatcacactggtgagaagccctatgcatgtgctgagtgtgggaaatgttttggacggaAATCAAGTCTTGTCGTACATGAGAGagtacacactggtgagaagccatatttttgtgctgagtgtgggaaatattttagaGATAAAGGAACCCTTAGCAGACATGATAAAGCTCACACAGGTGAAAAGCCATATTCATGcagtgagtgtgggaaatgttttgcacataaatcataccttgtcatgcatgagagatctcacactggtgagatgccctattcgtgtgctgagtgtgggaaatgttttgcgtaTAAATCACAGCTTTCCAGTCATAAGACATCTCACAGTGGGAagcagccatattcatgtgctgagtgtgggaaatgttttgcacatagATCAaaacttgtcagtcatgagagatctcacaatggtgagaaaccatattcatgcagtgagtgtgggaaatgttttggagataaAGGAAGCCTTGTTACACATGAAAggcttcacactggtgagaagccatttgTATGTTCTAAGTGTGGGAAAAGCTTTATACAGAAAATACAGCTTATCACACATGAATTTTCTCACACTGGTGTGagtccttattcatgtgctgagtgtggaaaatgttttacaCGTAAATCACATCTTGCTATACATGAGAGAGATcatactggtgaaaagccctattcatgtgcagagtgtgggaaaatgttTGATTGGAAATCAcaacttgtcagacatgagagatctcacactggtgagaagccatattcatgtgttgagtgtgggaaatgttttagagatAAAATAACCCTTGTCatacataagagatctcacaccggtgagaagccatatacatgtacggagtgtgggaaatgttttgtacagaaatcaaagCTTGCCGCACATGAGAGaatacacactggtgagaagccctattcatgtgctgagtgtgggaaatgttatgtaCTAAAATTAGACTTAGTcaagcatgagagatctcacactggtgagaagccgtattcatgtgctgagtgtgggaaatgttttgctcatcAATCACATCTTGCTGGTCATAAGAAAACTCACATCGGTGAGAAACCTTATTTATGTGcgaagtgtgggaaatgttttaaacataaaaaaagcCTGGTtatgcatgagagatctcacactgaagTAATGATAAGCAAAATATAGCTTTGTAGCGAAAATGTTGATCAGAATAATTAATAGTACAAGCAGTCCAGTGTAGCAACAGAGGTCAGTGACAGATAATAATGCTGATAGCCAATGTCTGTAGTTATGGAACAGAGAAAAGCAGCTCCATGCAAGTTAGATAACCTTATTACTTGCAGGCTGAATCTttcctgcttccccccccccccccccagcatgtgcTCTCCTCTCTCTGCCCTCTGTCTCCTCCACACTGCAGCATATTAGTTGTGTGTTTTCCATGTAACTGGCAAATTGGACTGGTGATGGTGAAGACTAAACTCCCGGGGAGATATTTTCTCTTGCCTCATTTACCCCCAGTCTGTCTCTCCTGTTTCTTTACCTCTCTATCTCCTCTTTTCCTCTGTACCCCTCTTGTATCCCTTTCctctaccccctcccccctctttcACGCTGCACCTCTCTAtctcgccccccccccttttccctctgTACTTCTTTATCTCCCCCTTTCTCTATTTAATTCTGTATCTCACCATTCCTTATGTGCATCCttatctccccctttccctctgcacctctctatctccccctttccctctgtacttctctatctccccctttcccccctgtacctctctatctCCTGATTTCCTTCTGTACCTTTTTATCACCCTCTTTCCATCTCCCCCTTACTCTTTGTACATTTTTATCTCCCCCTTTACCTCTATACCTCTCTATCGCCCCCTTTTCCTCTGTCTCTAATTTTTTACCCTTCAATTTCTCACTGCAAATACTATTAATTTACTGATAGCTCCCGCAATGCTTTACAGGGTACACAATTCTATCACCAACTGTACCTAATAggattttaaggtgcccattaaagcggaatataaccctgcatttcaactttgctctaaaacattatttacagtatattatatgcaaccagcattttttttttttactagaccagcattggaagggttacacagggctttaaagttcctggagatttctgcagacacatccgaagctgaaatagatacattttgtttacataaatgtatctaagtgttgaatgtgactcatctctctgactgagaaggagctggaggacagtcaaacagtgtgtaacatttatcaatagatacatctaactaaatagaatgtaacaatctgaacttctgcatttctctccacagaactttaaacctctgtgtttaacccttccaatgctggtctagtaaaaaaaaaatgctttttgtatataatatgctgtaaataa
This window encodes:
- the LOC137535795 gene encoding zinc finger protein 420-like, which encodes MAAVSLFTTRWQLTSPGSDVIQQENKWREHIARRELRSELSDQQSVEKGDMMRTNKEEEEETYVYGRSDQESMKQGDIMRTNKEEERETYVMGYQQSVGEGDMMGTNKEEERETYVRNDQLSMEEGEIMRTIKEEEEETYVSGDQHFTEEGDMMGTIKKEEENMYVRSDQQSMEKGDMMGTIKEEEEKEYVRSDQQSMEESIMMRTIKEEEEKEYVRSDQQSMEKGNMMGTIKEEEEETYVRRDQQSMGESNLIRKIKEEEEKTYVRGDQHSTVEGNMMGAIKEEEEETYGRDYLQSREEKEMKREEDTYVRGDQQSKEEGLIIRVIKEEEEMYVSSDKLSAEEGDMMETSKEKEEEKFVKRDQLSAEVGDMMGTAIEEDPLTETRTAWSPGIRNLSETRASVSTDCSATGVVIGQVFSAPILVILNIPQGSLHLSNPGGLHSQHSSPPAGGSYSCSMCGKCFVRKSNLVRHERNHTGEKPYSCAECGKCFVRKSELDNHELSHTGKKPYSCAECGKYFTHKSQIANHKRSHTGKKPYPCVECGKSFGQKTNLVIHMKSHTVEKPYSCSKCGKSFIQKSQLVAHEISHNGVRPYSCAECGKCFTRKYHLFEHKRDHTGEKPYACAECGKCFGRKSSLVVHERVHTGEKPYFCAECGKYFRDKGTLSRHDKAHTGEKPYSCSECGKCFAHKSYLVMHERSHTGEMPYSCAECGKCFAYKSQLSSHKTSHSGKQPYSCAECGKCFAHRSKLVSHERSHNGEKPYSCSECGKCFGDKGSLVTHERLHTGEKPFVCSKCGKSFIQKIQLITHEFSHTGVSPYSCAECGKCFTRKSHLAIHERDHTGEKPYSCAECGKMFDWKSQLVRHERSHTGEKPYSCVECGKCFRDKITLVIHKRSHTGEKPYTCTECGKCFVQKSKLAAHERIHTGEKPYSCAECGKCYVLKLDLVKHERSHTGEKPYSCAECGKCFAHQSHLAGHKKTHIGEKPYLCAKCGKCFKHKKSLVMHERSHTEVMISKI